The Sporichthyaceae bacterium DNA segment GGTGGTGGACAACTGCATGCGACAGCCCTCGCAGCTGCCCCGGCGCAGCGCGGCCGCGCCCACCCCGCCGGTGGTTGCGGCGCGGATCTTGTCGTACAACGCCACGAACTCACCGGACAGGCCCCCGGCCAGCGTGGCACGCTCCCCACCCAACGTGGCGGACTCGGACTCGATCTCGGCCAACGCCGCATCGCGGGCGGCCCGGACGGTCACCAGGTCCGCGGCGATGGTGTCGCGCTCGGCGGCGAGCTCCGCCGCCCGGGTCTGGGCGGCCTCCCGGCGTTCCATGATCTCCAGCACGGTGTCCTCGAGTTCGGCCTGTCGCCGGGCGAGGCTGACGATCTCGTGGGACAGGCTCTCCAGCTCCTTGGCCGAACTCACCTGACCGGCATCCAGCCGCTGCTGGTCGCGCACCGCCCGGCTGCGCACCGCCTCAACGTCGGCTTCGGCCTTGAGCTGTTCCCGGCCGACGTCGGAATCCTCGGTCTGGGCGGCCACCAGCAGGTCCGCCACCTGGGCCTGACGCCGCGTCAGCACCGCCAACGTCGCGGTCTCCGGCAGCGTGTCCCGACGATGGGCCAGCCGGTCCAGCCGGAAGTCGAGATCCGCCAGGTCGAGCAACCGCCATTGGTCGGAGAGCGCGACGTTCAGGGCTCCTCCTCACGCACCGTGCGAGGTCCACGGGTCGGTCGACAATGTGGAGATGTGGGTCTCCACCGTAGTCGCGCCGGCCGGGTCGCGTTGCGCCAACCCGGCGCACAGCGCCCGCGCCGCGTCGTTCAGCCACGGCCATTCCCCGGCCCAGTGCGCGACGTCCACCAGCGCCGGGCCGCCGGCCTCCAGGGCCTCCGAGGCCGGGTGATGACGCAGGTCGGAGGTCAGATAGACGTCCACCCCGGCCGCGGCCACCGCCCCGAACAGGGAATCCCCGGCCCCACCGCAGACCGCTACCCGGCGCACCGGTCGGTCCGGGTCGCCCGCCACCCGTACCCCGGTGGCGGTGCGCGGCAGCCCGCGCACCGCGCGCTCGATGAATGCCGACAGCGGCTCGGCAGCGGGCAACTCGCAGATCCGTCCGATCCCGCAGGCCGACGGCTCCGGGGCAAGCTCGGTGACATCGAAGGCCGGCTCCTCGTAGGGGTGCGCGGCGCGCAGCGCCGCCACCACGGCCGCCCGACTCCCCCGCGGTGCCACCATCTCCAGGCGGGTCTCGTCGACCGTCTCGACGGCCCCGACCTGCCCGATCGTGGGAGAGGCGCCGGCCAGCGGACGGAACGTGCCGGTGCCCTCGACGGTGAACGCGCAGCGGTCGTAGTCCCCGATCGCGCCGGCGCCGGCCGCGGCCAGGGCATCCAGCACCGACTGCGCCTGCGGGTGCGGCACGAACGTGACGATCTTGTCCAGCGCGGCACCCGGCTCCGGTTCGATCGGTTTCCCGGCCGGCAGACCGAGCGCCGCGGCCAGCGCGTCGGAAACGCCGGGCCGGGCCACGTCGGCGTTGGTGTGCGCGACCAACAGCGCGCACCCGGCGGTCAGCAGGCGGTGCACGACGCGGCCCTTGGCCGTGGTCGCCGGCACCCCGTGCACCGGGCGCAGGAACAACGGGTGATGGGTGACCAGCAGGTCCGCGCCGAAGGCACGCGCCTCCTCGGCCACCGCGGTCACCGGGTCGACGGCGAACAGCACCCGGCGTACGGGTTGGTCGGGATCCCCGCAGACCAGGCCCACCGCGTCCCAGGACGCGGCCGTGCGCGGGTCGTAAAGCTGGTCCAGGACGGCGAGGACATCGCGCAACCGCGGCGGTTCGGCGTCGGACACGCCGGTGAGATTACAGGCTGACGAGCGGGGCCCCGGGCCCCGCGAGGATCACTTGGCGGTGTGCTGCGGCGCGGTGGCGCAGGTCTGCGCGCCGGGCGGGCAGGACGCAGCGGTACCGGTCAGCGCGGAGTCCAGCGGCAGCGTCTGGGCCAGCAGGAAGCCGCAGAGCAGCAGGAGCAGCACCATCCAGTTGACCAACGCGAGCATCACGTTCAGCGGGTCGACACGCATGGCGCGGGCCGGCGCCCCGAGCACGTCCCACTCGGCGGCCACCTGGCGCGGGATCCACAGCCGCGCCGGGGCGTCGGAGCGCGCCGCCCGGTGCAGACCGAGAACGGCCATTCGCGTGCCCCACCTTCCCCCGAATGTGTCCCTGATCCGACGCACGGATCGGGGCCGACGGTTCCGGGATACGCGCATCGAATTCCCGACGCGCCCGCAATCGGACGAAGGCCACCCGAACGTCCCAACCCGTCTCAGCCGTTCGGCTGATGCAACTCGGACCGAACGACCGAATCCGCGCCGGCGCGTGCTGCGTCGAATCGGACATCGCTTCGACGCAGCTTTTTCAGAGAGGACTGGGCAGTGATCAGCAAGTTCCTGGATCCGCTGGGCGTCATCGCCGGGACGTGGAACTGGACCAGCGGTCATGGCGGCGGTGGCCTCGCGGCCCTGGTGCTGACTGCGTTCGTGCTGCTGCTGCACCTGCTCGTGCTCGGCGTCGTGTTCGCGCTGGTGTTCAACACCCGCGCCTCGATCGAGACCATCCGCGGCTTCCGTCAGGGCGCGCAGTCGTCCATCCCCGGCCAGCGCAGCACCACCGCCGAGGCGGGCTCGCACGAGTGGTGGACCGAGCTCTAACCGTGCAGCGGGGTGCTTGAGAGTGGGCACAACAGGGATCGAACCTGTGACCACCGCGTTGTAAGCGCGGCGCTCTACCGCTGAGCTATGCGCCCTCTGCGCCCGTCACAGTAGCGATTGCCTCGAGGTAAGCGGCGTGGTCGCGCGGGTGGGACAGGTCGCTGAGCACTTTCCAGCGCACGACGCCATCGCGGTCGATGAGGAACGAGGCCCTGGTGGCGACCCCGGCCTCGGGGTCGAAAATCCCGTAGGCCTGCGCGGTACCGCCGTGCGGCCAGAAGTCCGACAGCAACGGGAACTTCAGGCCCTCGGCGTCGGAGAACACGCGCAGCGTGTACGGCGAATCCACGGACACCGCGAGCACCTGCACCTGATCGTTCTGCAGCACGTCCAGGTCCGCCTGGATCAGGTTGAGCTCACCGGCGCACACGCCGGTGAAGGCCAGCGGGTAGAAGACCAGCAGCACCGCCCGGCCGTGGAAGTCCGACAACGAGACCACCACGTTGTGCTGATCGCGCAGCCCGAAATCCGGTGCCGACGCCCCCACCTCGACCGCATCCGCCCCGTGGTTCATGGCGGACAGATTAGCCGGCGTGCCGTCAGCGGGTCTTGCGGGCCGCCTTCGGGGCCACCAGACGGGTACCCGACCAGTCCCGGGCGGCCGAGATGCTGCTGGTCTGGGACAGCCCGGCGGTGGGCGCCGCCTCGCCGATGTCACTGGGCTCGACGTGTCCGTCGCGGCCGGCCTTGGGGGTCAGCACCCAGATCACGCCGCCGTCGGCCAGCGAGGTCAGGGCGTCCACCAGGGTGTCCACCAGGTCCCCGTCGCCGTCCCGCCACCACAGCAGGACCGCGTCGGCGACGTCGTCGTAGTCCTCATCGACCAGTTCGCCGCCGATGGCGTCCTCGATCGCGGCGCGCAGGTCGTCGTCGACGTCGTCGTCGTAACCCAGCTCCTGGACAACCTGACCGGCGGTGAACCCGAGACGCCCGGGGGCCGCACCCCCCGCGCCCTCGGCGCTCGCGCTCACGGAAGAACCCTCCTGAAAAGAACTCGCAGCCGACGCTGCTGCGCGGTAGTCCACCGCGCCTGACGCCCCGACGCAAGTACCGAGCCTCCGTGGCGCCGGTGCTGGGGATGACCGAGGACACACCCGTCTACCCGGGGGTAGGAGTGCATCGGAGGCCGGCAGGGACAACGATGGGAGGCAAACCAAGCAAGTTCCGCCGCCCCGCTCGACCAGCGGAAGGCACCCGAACAGAACAGGACGCTGCGTTGACGACAGGACGCGAACGTTTCTCGGTCATCTCCGACGGGCTGCCCAGCCAGTTGCCGGACGTCGATCCGGAGGAGACCAGGGAGTGGCTGCAGTCGCTGGATGCCATCGTCGACACCGGCGGCCGGGCCCGAGCCCGTTACCTCATGCTGCGCCTGCTGGAGCGCGCCCGGGAACGCCAGGTGGGCGTGCCGGGTCTGCGTAGCACGGATTACATCAACACCATCGGCACCGAGGCCGAGCCCTGGTTCCCCGGTGACGAGTTCGTCGAGCGGCGCATCCGGGCGTTCATCCGGTGGAACGCCGCGGTGATGGTCTCCCGGGGCAACCGCCCCGGCATCGGTGTCGGTGGGCACATCGCCACCTACGCGTCCTCGGCCAGCCTCTACGAGGTCGGCTTCAACCACTTCTTCCGCGGCAAGACCGGCGGCGAGTCCGGCGACCAGGTGTTCATCCAGGGCCACGCCTCCCCCGGCATCTACGCCCGCGCGTTCCTCGAGGACCGACTCTCCGAGCAGCAGCTCGACGGCTTCCGCCAGGAGCTGACCAACCCCGGCGGCGGGCTGCCCTCCTACCCGCACCCGCGGTTGATGCCGGACTTCTGGGAGTTCCCCACCGTGTCCATGGGCCTGGGCCCGCTGCACGCGATCTACCAGGCCCGGTTCAACCGGTACCTGTTGAACCGTCAGATCAAGGACACCTCGCGCAGTCGGGTATGGGCCTTCCTCGGCGACGGTGAGATGGACGAGCCGGAATCGCTGGGCGCCATCGGCCTGGCCGCCCGCGAGGAGCTGGACAACCTCACCTTCGTCATCAACTGCAACCTGCAGCGCCTGGACGGCCCGGTGCGCGGCAACGGCAAGATCATTCAGGAGCTGGAGAGTTACTTCCGCGGCGCCGGCTGGAACGTCATCAAGGTGATCTGGGGCCGGGACTGGGACCCGCTGTTGCACGCAGACGTGGACGGCGTGTTGGTCAACGCGATGAACACCACCCCGGACGGACAGTTCCAGACATTCACCACCGAGGACGGCAACTACATCCGGGAGACGTTCTTCGGCACCGACCCGCGACTGCGCAAGATGGTTCAACAGCTGACCGACGATCAGCTCACCAAGCTGTCCCGCGGCGGGCACGACTACCGCAAGGTCTACGCGGCGTTCAAGGCCGCCACCGAACATGTCGGACAACCCACGGTGATCCTCGCGCACACCATCAAGGGCTGGACGCTGAAAAGCTTCGAGGCACGCAACGCCACGCACCAGATGAAGAAGTTGACCAAGGCCGACCTCAAGGAGTTCCGCGACCGGCTGCACCTGGAGATCACCGACGCCGCGCTGGAGGCGGACCTGCCGCCGTATTACCACCCGGGGCAGAACTCCGACGAAGTCCAGTACCTGCAGGACCGCCGCCGCGCGCTCGGCGGTTACCTGCCCGCACGGGTCGCCCACCCCAAGCCGATCAAGCTGCCCGGTGACGACATGTACGCCGAGTTGAAGGCCGGTTCCGGCAAGCAGTCGGTGGCCACCACGATGGCCTTCGTCCGGCTGTTCAAGGACCTGATCAAGGACCCGGAGATCGGCCACCGGTTCGTGCCGATCATCCCCGACGAGGCCCGCACCTTCGGCCTGGACGCGATCTTCCCGACCGCGAAGATCTACTCCCCGCACGGCCAGACGTACGAGGCGGTGGACCGCAAGCTGCTGCTGTCCTACAAGGAATCCGAGCAGGGCCAGATCCTGCACGAGGGCATCAGCGAGGCCGGCGCGGTCGGCTCCCTGGTGGCCGCCGGGACGGCGTACGCGACGCACGGCGAGCACATGATCCCGATGTACATCTTCTACTCGATGTTCGGTTTCCAGCGGACCGGCGACGCCCTGTGGGCCTTCGCCGACCAGCTGGGTCGCGGGTTCATGCTCGGCGCCACCGCCGGTCGCACCACGCTCAATGGCGAGGGCCTGCAGCACGAGGACGGCCACTCGCTGCTGCTCGCCTCCACCAACCCGGCCTGCGTGTCCTACGACCCGGCGTGGAGCTTCGAGATCGCGCACATCGTGCAGGACGGCCTGCGCCGGATGTACGGGGCGTCGGAGGAGCACCCGCACGGCGAGAACGTCTTCTACTACCTGACCGTCTACAACGAGCCCTACCCGCAGCCGGCCGAGCCGGCGAACGTCGATGTAAACGGCCTCCTACGCGGGCTGTACCACTACGCGGCCGCCCCGGCGGTGGCCGAGAGCGCCCCGCGGGCGCAGATCCTCGCTTCCGGGCCGGCGATGATCTGGGCCCTGGACGCCCAGCACCTGCTCGCGCAGGAGTGGGGCGTGGCCGCCGACGTGTGGTCGGCGACGTCCTGGACGCAGCTGCGCCGGGACGCCGTGGAGTGCGACGAGCACAACCTGCTGCACCCCGACGAGCCGGTTCGGGTACCGCACGTGACCCGAATGCTGCACGGTGCACCCGGCCCGGTGGTCGCGGTCAGCGACTGGATGAAGGCGGTGCCCGACCAGATCGCCCGGTGGGTGCCGGAGTTCTCCGTGCTGGGCACCGATGGTTTCGGTCGCTCGGACACCCGGGCCGCGCTGCGTCGGCACTTCAAGGTCGATGCCCAGTCGATCGTGGTGCAGACGTTGACCGACCTGTCCCGCCGCGGCGAGGTCAAACCGGAGACCGTCCGCGAGGCGCTGGAGCGCTACCGCCTGGCCGACGTCACCGCCACCACCGCGCAGGAGGCCGGCGGCGCAACCTGACCCACCCCCCATCTGCGCTGGGCGGGCAGGCCAGGACACGCCACGGTTGTCACATCCGTCACATGGGTCACTCTGACGCCTAGTCTGATGCGCGCGACAAGAGCGCGATCGGAAGGCGTCACTTCATGGCGGGCACCACCCGGATTTCCCCGGTCACGGGCGCGGCCAAGCCGCGGTTGGCGCATCGGCGGGACCGGGCGGTGAACACCCTCGCCGCCCTGCTGCTGGTCGGCGGGGCGGCCACCGCGGTGTTCGCGGGCCCGGATGCCCAGGCCGGTCCGGACCGCTCCGATCCCGGCCCCAGCTACCCCGCCGGCGCCTCGGTGACCACCTTCACCGGCAAGGCCTTCGACACCTGCGAGGCGCCCAGCCTGAAGGCGATGGACGCCTGGTTGGACTCCCCGTACCGCGGCGTCGGCATCTACCTGTCCGGGCGCAATCGTGGCTGCGCGGAGCAGATAAACCTCACGCCGTCCTGGGTGCGCTCCACCACCGCGGTCGGCTGGCACCTGATCCCGATCGACATGGGCCTGCAGGCCCCCTGCCGGGACAACCGCAAGAAGAAGCCGATGCGCAGCAAGCACGCCACCGAAGAGGGCACCGCCGCGGCCGCGGGTGCGGTCTCCGCGGCCCGGGCGCTGGGCATCCTGCCCGGCAGCGCCATCTACGCCGACATCGAGGGCTACGACCCCGCCGACTCCGCCTGCGCCCGCACGGTGGCCAGGTACCTGTCCGGGTGGACGCAGGAACTGCACCGCCGCGGTTACCTCGGCGGCATGTACGGCAGCAGCCGCGCCGCATTGGGTGACGCCGCCGCCCGCTATGCCGAGGTCGATCTGACCCGCCCGGACGCGGTGTGGTTGGCCCGCTGGGACCGCGCCCGGTCGTTGCAGAGCTGGCCGGGCATCCCGGACGCCGCCTGGCCGCACCGCCAGCGCATGAAGCAGTACCGCGGCGACCACACCGAGCGGCACGGTGGCGTGACCATGGCCATCGACTCCGACCTGGTGGACGCCCCGGTGGCCACCGTGGCCCGCAGCTTCCCGATCACCGCGGCGGACACCGCGTCGCACCGGGCTCCGGACGTGGCCGCCGCCCGGGTGAACTCGCTGGAGACCGGCACCGCCGCGGAGGTCGTCTGCCAGGTGCGGGCCGCCGGGCGACCGACCTGGGACAAGCTCACCGACGGCACCTACCTCGACGACTCACGGGTGGCGGGCGGCGCGGCCAAGGACCTGCCCGAGTGCACCTACGCCAGCCCGGTGGCCAGCAGCGACGGCGCCATCACCCGCAGCGGTCCCGGCCCCGGCTACGACACCGGCGGCACGTTGCCGCTGGGCGCGCTGGCCCGGGTCACCTGCCGGGACCTGGCGCAATCCTGGGTGCAACTGGACCGCGGCTGGGTCGCCGCCGCGGACCTGGCCGGTGGTGGACCCAATGGATCGGCGACGCCTTACTGCCCGCCGCCCACCGCGACGGCGTCCTGACCCGGCCTCAGCGGTTGCGGCCGGCCCAGGCCAGCAGCTCGTCGACGTCCCAGGTGTTCACGATCTGATCCGGCGTCAGGCCGCACTGCACCGCACGCACACAGCCGTGCG contains these protein-coding regions:
- a CDS encoding C4-type zinc ribbon domain-containing protein, which codes for MLDLADLDFRLDRLAHRRDTLPETATLAVLTRRQAQVADLLVAAQTEDSDVGREQLKAEADVEAVRSRAVRDQQRLDAGQVSSAKELESLSHEIVSLARRQAELEDTVLEIMERREAAQTRAAELAAERDTIAADLVTVRAARDAALAEIESESATLGGERATLAGGLSGEFVALYDKIRAATTGGVGAAALRRGSCEGCRMQLSTTDLSVIKAAPEDLVIRCEECRRILVRVADSGL
- a CDS encoding Nif3-like dinuclear metal center hexameric protein, with translation MSDAEPPRLRDVLAVLDQLYDPRTAASWDAVGLVCGDPDQPVRRVLFAVDPVTAVAEEARAFGADLLVTHHPLFLRPVHGVPATTAKGRVVHRLLTAGCALLVAHTNADVARPGVSDALAAALGLPAGKPIEPEPGAALDKIVTFVPHPQAQSVLDALAAAGAGAIGDYDRCAFTVEGTGTFRPLAGASPTIGQVGAVETVDETRLEMVAPRGSRAAVVAALRAAHPYEEPAFDVTELAPEPSACGIGRICELPAAEPLSAFIERAVRGLPRTATGVRVAGDPDRPVRRVAVCGGAGDSLFGAVAAAGVDVYLTSDLRHHPASEALEAGGPALVDVAHWAGEWPWLNDAARALCAGLAQRDPAGATTVETHISTLSTDPWTSHGA
- a CDS encoding peroxiredoxin encodes the protein MNHGADAVEVGASAPDFGLRDQHNVVVSLSDFHGRAVLLVFYPLAFTGVCAGELNLIQADLDVLQNDQVQVLAVSVDSPYTLRVFSDAEGLKFPLLSDFWPHGGTAQAYGIFDPEAGVATRASFLIDRDGVVRWKVLSDLSHPRDHAAYLEAIATVTGAEGA
- a CDS encoding DUF3052 domain-containing protein: MSASAEGAGGAAPGRLGFTAGQVVQELGYDDDVDDDLRAAIEDAIGGELVDEDYDDVADAVLLWWRDGDGDLVDTLVDALTSLADGGVIWVLTPKAGRDGHVEPSDIGEAAPTAGLSQTSSISAARDWSGTRLVAPKAARKTR
- the aceE gene encoding pyruvate dehydrogenase (acetyl-transferring), homodimeric type → MSDGLPSQLPDVDPEETREWLQSLDAIVDTGGRARARYLMLRLLERARERQVGVPGLRSTDYINTIGTEAEPWFPGDEFVERRIRAFIRWNAAVMVSRGNRPGIGVGGHIATYASSASLYEVGFNHFFRGKTGGESGDQVFIQGHASPGIYARAFLEDRLSEQQLDGFRQELTNPGGGLPSYPHPRLMPDFWEFPTVSMGLGPLHAIYQARFNRYLLNRQIKDTSRSRVWAFLGDGEMDEPESLGAIGLAAREELDNLTFVINCNLQRLDGPVRGNGKIIQELESYFRGAGWNVIKVIWGRDWDPLLHADVDGVLVNAMNTTPDGQFQTFTTEDGNYIRETFFGTDPRLRKMVQQLTDDQLTKLSRGGHDYRKVYAAFKAATEHVGQPTVILAHTIKGWTLKSFEARNATHQMKKLTKADLKEFRDRLHLEITDAALEADLPPYYHPGQNSDEVQYLQDRRRALGGYLPARVAHPKPIKLPGDDMYAELKAGSGKQSVATTMAFVRLFKDLIKDPEIGHRFVPIIPDEARTFGLDAIFPTAKIYSPHGQTYEAVDRKLLLSYKESEQGQILHEGISEAGAVGSLVAAGTAYATHGEHMIPMYIFYSMFGFQRTGDALWAFADQLGRGFMLGATAGRTTLNGEGLQHEDGHSLLLASTNPACVSYDPAWSFEIAHIVQDGLRRMYGASEEHPHGENVFYYLTVYNEPYPQPAEPANVDVNGLLRGLYHYAAAPAVAESAPRAQILASGPAMIWALDAQHLLAQEWGVAADVWSATSWTQLRRDAVECDEHNLLHPDEPVRVPHVTRMLHGAPGPVVAVSDWMKAVPDQIARWVPEFSVLGTDGFGRSDTRAALRRHFKVDAQSIVVQTLTDLSRRGEVKPETVREALERYRLADVTATTAQEAGGAT
- a CDS encoding DUF1906 domain-containing protein, producing the protein MAGTTRISPVTGAAKPRLAHRRDRAVNTLAALLLVGGAATAVFAGPDAQAGPDRSDPGPSYPAGASVTTFTGKAFDTCEAPSLKAMDAWLDSPYRGVGIYLSGRNRGCAEQINLTPSWVRSTTAVGWHLIPIDMGLQAPCRDNRKKKPMRSKHATEEGTAAAAGAVSAARALGILPGSAIYADIEGYDPADSACARTVARYLSGWTQELHRRGYLGGMYGSSRAALGDAAARYAEVDLTRPDAVWLARWDRARSLQSWPGIPDAAWPHRQRMKQYRGDHTERHGGVTMAIDSDLVDAPVATVARSFPITAADTASHRAPDVAAARVNSLETGTAAEVVCQVRAAGRPTWDKLTDGTYLDDSRVAGGAAKDLPECTYASPVASSDGAITRSGPGPGYDTGGTLPLGALARVTCRDLAQSWVQLDRGWVAAADLAGGGPNGSATPYCPPPTATAS